AGGCACGCTCTGACATAACGCATCCGCAGCTCCATAGGGCCACAAAGCGAAATTTGCCGGACATTTCCAGGCCAATCAGTTTGCAGATGTAAGGAGCATGTCGTGTGTCCAGTAGTCCCTCAGTTTTGTCCTCCTCGGTGAAGGCGGGATTGGGTGTGGGATTAAGCTGGCGAATGTCCTTCATGCTCTTCACGTGCGCTGCCGTCTCTGGCATGGGCTCCTTCTCCAGCAGTCGCTCAATGACGCTCTGCTTGGAGTAGAGCCTGCCCATGCCGCACATGGCGATCGGCTCCTGCAGACTCTGCTGGGTCAAGGTGCAGTGACGCCAACGGAACTCCCGCTCCGCATCCTTGTCTTTCTGTAGGGTTGGAGAATTGCGATTTAGTCTGGCTTGGAGGTGCTCCTATTAAGTTGACTCACCTGCTCAGGCTTTTGCTTTACGCGCACCAGCTCATCGCGCCTGGGAATCGTTCCACCATCGCAACCCATGATTATACCTTTAGATGAAGATTTACAAAATGTGTTGGGGAAATTTCTTGTTGGCCAAACTAGAATAGGGTTTATACGGGTTAAGACACTTTTCAATGGTTTTTCATGTTTCACGGAAGATACTCACtctaaataaacaaacgatataaataactaaatactTTCTTCTTGCAGTAAATGTTAAAATTGCGATATGAGCAATAACAACTGTTTTATATACACAATGTCCATAGAGATGGAAAAACACAAGACAGCTGCATAGATTAAAGCGATGATTTTAGAAACCGATAACATGCAATcgatataataataattaatatttttctatatcGAAATTTGATTgatatcaatatttataatttaaaataatattacggCTTGTAATAGGATTGTAAGGTCCCGAAAATATTTCCTTATTTGTCCTAAAATATGGTCAAACGAACTTAGAGTAACTCAATTACGGCTTTTctctttgtgttttctttaGTCAGCCAAAGCAAGGTCATTCTCCACTTGGCTGTTTCGAAAGTTTTGCCCAGGTTCTGTATCCGCCAAGGAGAGaccccaaaaataatattccttgaataatatttattatcgACAGCTCTATTAGAAGAATTACAACCTACTGAAGACCAGCTCCTACGCGTCCGTAAAGGGGCAGTGCTTGGCATACGGCACatcaatgcaaatgcagcctCGGGCGCtgaacggaaacggaaattggTTTGAAATTGTATATTGCGATTTTCTACAAACTTACTCATCGGGGGCGTCGTTGCCTACGTGGTACTCCCTTATCAGCGAGGCAAACTCGAAGGGATTCACCTTTCCGCTTACTGGCAGCCTCTTGGATCCACTGAGATTCAGGCAGCCATTGGGACACGGAACTCCCATGAACTTCTTGTGCTTGAACGTGGCTGTGGCCAAGTAGCAGATGCTCAAGAAGTGCGAGCACCGCGATTTTCCtgttgtaaatatatatatagaatgaGGAGCCAAACTACTTTAATCCAGACTTACTGATTGGATTTCCTTTGCAGAAAGGCTGTATGCGTCCACCGTTGACACAGTAGTTGAGGTGCCCGGAGTTATCCTCCTGGCCCAGGAATCCGGCATTGGTGTGGATCACCTGGATGACGTTGGCATCATCGATGGACAACCGGAATTTGTTGCTCTTCATGCGCTCTATCAGAGGCCGTGCGGGATCCAATCCAATGATGCGGTGTTGTTTCCGCGTCAGGTGGTTGCTGATCATGCCGCAGATGTGGGCGCCCAGGGAGTGACCCACGCATGTGATCCGCTCTCGAGCAGCTCCGTAGTGGGTGAGGAAAGCGTAGATCTGGGCGGTGCACTGCGCCGTCAATCTGGTGTTGATAAGCGAGTGGAGGTAGCACGGATAGCGGGTCAAAGGTCGCCAGTCCACGGTGATGACATTGAAATCGCGCGATAAGTAAGCTAAAAGGGGAGTATTCAAGTATCGCATATGAACTCTGAgcttattcgattataatatTACAATAGATAAATGCACTCACCATCCCTAAGAAATTGCAGGTGAATATCTATGGCAGTTCCATTGAATCCGTGAATTATAAAGACAGTTTCGCGGTGCTTGCTAAATCCACCTTTGTATAGGGACATTGGGTTCTTGACATTTAACGGAATTCCACGACGCGGCCCATTGCTGAAAATAAACGGAATCATATtcaaaaacatatataattattactGAATTAACTTATAAATAATACTGCTTATACGGCCATATAAagatgcaattaaatttaactaGAACGATTGAAATTCCAGGTGTGTATAATACCGTAGAAATCTCTCGTGCAGCAAGCACTACCAAGTGATCTTGGTATGCTAACTCCTAGGTTTAGTTCATcttgaaaaatttattaattaaaatcaagcTCATgaaataattcatttaaagtGGATCAAGTCCAGAGTTTTACAGCTATGAGTTAAAATATATCCGCAACTACAAGCCAAAAGGTTTCCAGAATTTCTTAACGAGACTAAATAGTTGCAGAAGGCAATTTGTATGCCTTCTTAGAGTTCCCAGAACGGAGGTGTCAATCCGGTAATTTTCCGCTGTTATACAACAATCAATCAGCAGTCTCGAGCCTCGTAAACGCTGGCCATCATGTAATCCCACCAGTTGTTAAATGTTACCACGGCAATTACCCGTCTGCTCTCCGAAAATGGACTTCACCAGTTGCGACTTTGTCTCGCCTCCAGAGTTGGAGGTAATCTTGCCCAGACAGGTTGGGCAAATACCAAGGAGCCATTTACAAAGCATTTTATTGGCATTGGCCATTGAAATTGATGTCATCGCTGGCCAAGATCGGTGGTCGATGTGGAAAAAGCAGGCCTCCTTTGGCAAAAGCATCTCATCCTTAGTGGGTCAGTGGCTGGTTTCCAGAAACGAGTTGCCCGCCCATTAATTACactcttattttttttcctgcGTTTTGCCGGTTAATATCCTTATGGTTGCACAAGTGCACTGCGACAAGTGTTTCGGCAGTTGACACACTAACCGAGTCAGAAATTCCAGTTGCCTAACACCTGAGGAACTTTCTCCCCCGCCAGGGACTTAAGTATGAACATAAATCGGCTTGCATAAAGAGAAAaggtaaaatataaatgattgTCTAAATTTATAGgcaaataaaagagaaaatgTAATTGTAATAAAACTTTGCTAACTCtaacttaaatttttgtaataaacAATACTGATTTCAAACATCGAAATCCATCTTCAGGATgtactttaaaaaaatataattataatcatttttatgacttaacatttttatggacttgaaaaccatttaaaatacaaattcacCACTAAAACTACCTTCTCCTCCAAAAGATATATTACTTTgggattttaaaaatatctagCTTGCTCAATCCAATCGAACTTACGGAGCATACAGTCGGTGATCGATATGTGGACTGGGACAATAGTTTTTGTCTCGCAAAAAGCAGCGCAAGACATTCAGGTCCAAGGCTCCACTGTTGCGCAGATTCTTCCAATCCATTTGGCTTAGGAGCAATGTTTGTGCATctgcaattgcatttcatgGGTTTTGAATTCTCTGCCCTTGCATAACAACACTTCCCAATGTGTAAATGATCAATAATTTgtatcaaaaaatatattcgtTATATTTTGAGCCTTGCATTTTGATCAACACATTTTAAgtggaaaaaatgtatttattttacctTTGGCAAAGAGTGAGAATATGCAAAGCACGAcgatttgtttcatttttatttggacTTTAACGTTTTGTgactttttctttatttattgaaaatgaattgaattgaatgaattTTAATGGTTAATTTTGGTTGTTTTCACATCAGAAATATTTCATCATCATTTAGCTCATAACTGAGGTTGTTATTTGCTCATGCATataaagttaattattttttcccaattttttaaaatatttcaaatttcacTTATAAGCAccacaacatttttctttaaatcaAATTAGCGCAactaaattattcaattactGATTTGTTCACAAAATAATTTGGGCATTTGTaatttcatatgtatatttaatgaGTTATTTTCCTTGAGGATATTTGGCTTCCTCTTTGCGAGTTTTCATCGCCTTTCACATATTTCGAATATTTAAACCAGATTCCACTGCGCATTCCCGTTTAAATTGACAACTTGCACTCCGATTACATGTTTCGTTAATTGATATCCATTTGTGTTTGCCAACCGATTTCATTGTAATCCTTTGCATTGAAATTAGCAATTATGATTTTTTCGCGAGCAATCCGCACCACGTCTTGCAGTTTCGCGCTGTGCGCTGCAAATGCGCGAAATGCGCAGCCAAGGAAAACGCAGCAGACGCCtgcaaaagcagcagccactgctgcagcagcagtagcagcaacaacagcaacagttgctgctgcagcagcagcaacagtaaAAACTGGCCTAAGAATGGCTCAGCCCACCGCCTGTTGCCTTGACTTTGCCCAACTCCAACTACAACTCAAAACGTGAACGACTTTGGCTAATATCTGTataatgttgctgctgcttttgctgttgtgtTGCCTTCATTGTTGATGCAATTGCTTCTGTTGCCGCTTTTGCTGCCTGGCGACGTctatgaaatgaaaatccatGGCACACGCAACGCTGCACTGATTTTGATTATGAGTTTTCGGTTGGAAATGGGTgctttcggtttcgttttcgtttcccAGCTCAATGCCATTGCCTTTTCATGGTGTCTGCGGTTTGTAATTcatatgtttattatttgcataacattattttcctttaattcTTGTAATTTTATTCGACGACAATTGCCAAGTTTGTTTCCTAAGTCATTCGTTTTAGCTATGCGATTGTGAAGTTTTATCAGATTTTATATCTTTTTGGTGACTAACTAGCCTTTCATGTTGCCCTCGTTTCATGGTCCAAGGCCAGGAAAATGAAAGGCGCGATTTCAGGGATAAAATGGGATCATTTATAAAGCTAGTCTGCATCACAGAAAAGAGAAAGATTGGAATGTTTTTTTCGACTAGCGTGGTAAGCCTTTTGATATTTGAAAATGAATTCGCTTTAGAGGTCTCACTGCATATTGACTTTATAGAAGCTCTGCTTATTTAAAAGACAAAAATTCTTtcttaatatatgtataaaattattaaatattttagacctttatttaattagcatGCATTACTTTGGTTCAGATTTTTAaggaattttaaataatgtcttttgacatttttacaCTGAATAATTTTAAGCACTGGTTTCAGTCACATTATTAGTTCAATtgcaatattttctattttttataacttacttttaagcatttttgtcactttcacATTTCTCACTCTACTTACCTCGTAAACAGCTGATAATCTATAAATCGCTTGGGGCACGTTTCCCACAATAAAATGTGACAGTTAAGTGGATTCAAGTCGAAGTTTCCATTGCGCAACAAGAATTGCAGTGCCTCTCTGTGGTATTTGGctataaaaaaggaaaccgCTAAGCACACAAATCACAATCCTTATCGGCGATGCGATCTTCTTCTCTTACAAGCCTTCGTTATGGGGTTTAGGGAAAGTAGCGATAACAGCAGTACGATAATGCCCGTCAGCATTTTGTCTATGTGAACTCCGCATTTAAATTGGTATCACGGAGGAGGCCGCGACACATCGGGTTAAATGGAAGCCGTCTAATTGAATGAGCTATTCGCATCGGCTACTGCCAAACTAAGGAGCCAAGAGCTTTTAAAAGCTGCATCCGCactagaaaatgaaaaacgaatGAAAATCGCCGAAAATTGACACTCACGAACGACCCGGCGCCATCAGTGGAATGGGTGACATTGCTCTGTGGGGAGGCACCGGGCGGttgttgttttcatatttCGGTCTCGTGTGCACAGAAGTTGCGTGTAACCGAACCTCGATTTCCATGCACTGAGAAGAATTAAGTAGTAAGAAAGTTTTTTCAGAAAGATGAAAAACAATATCATCGGTAAGACAAAAAcgataaaaatatatctgaAATGATCCCTCTATCAAAAAACATCTTAACAAACGaaccatttattttcattaatcttgctaacaaaaatatataaatattttaagtccCACAGTAAGAATTTATGTAAGTTTAAAGCGAGTAAATTGAATcgattataataataaaaacaaatcactcaatttttcataaatcttATGAAACCAATTCATTTTGGTACATTAAATGGTAAATTAGTTTTGGTAAAGCTTAAATAACTATAAAATTGCATAAGTATAATAAACATTTCCTTTAAACATATTTGGTGGGGTGTAATACCATGTTGTTGACTGGTGTAATAGCGTTTCGCAATTGTCTATATGTTCATAAATGACTATTGATTGCAACATTTGGCCACCTGCAGGCTCCTCTATCCACAGcaataaagaataaaataattaaaaaagcttCGCATTTTTAAATAGCacacaaataaattgtttaacgGATTCGATGAGTGTTTAAAGTATGGCAATGATCTTAGACATATAAAAAGCTATCACGCCACATTTCTATTAAAAATGTCATAGATCaatcaaatccaaatccgCAGCTAAGAAGTTGCGAagtgtttattaaaatgtttgg
This genomic stretch from Drosophila teissieri strain GT53w chromosome 2L, Prin_Dtei_1.1, whole genome shotgun sequence harbors:
- the LOC122611887 gene encoding phospholipase A1; this encodes MDWKNLRNSGALDLNVLRCFLRDKNYCPSPHIDHRLYAPNGPRRGIPLNVKNPMSLYKGGFSKHRETVFIIHGFNGTAIDIHLQFLRDAYLSRDFNVITVDWRPLTRYPCYLHSLINTRLTAQCTAQIYAFLTHYGAARERITCVGHSLGAHICGMISNHLTRKQHRIIGLDPARPLIERMKSNKFRLSIDDANVIQVIHTNAGFLGQEDNSGHLNYCVNGGRIQPFCKGNPIRKSRCSHFLSICYLATATFKHKKFMGVPCPNGCLNLSGSKRLPVSGKVNPFEFASLIREYHVGNDAPDDARGCICIDVPYAKHCPFTDA